One stretch of Bacteroidales bacterium DNA includes these proteins:
- a CDS encoding proline racemase family protein, with protein sequence MNRILAFPPPPSWPVITTIDMHTGGEPLRVITGGLPDIPGNTILEKRRYFRDHFDHLRTGLMWEPRGHADMYGAILTEPTTDDADFGVFFIHNEGYSTMCGHAIIALTKLVLDKGMVEKDGNEPELIINAPPGKIYAKGHSENGTVRKTSFRNVPSFVLIKDKTVTVDGIGQVRFDVAFGGAFYAFVKAEDLGLKLFPAEFNRLIDYGRRIKRAVMDHFPIIHPFEEDLSFLYGTIITGPAEQPGHYSRNVCIFADGELDRSATGSGVSARAALHFEKDGLKPDEVITIESILGTTMDVCIKEVTTFGPHRAVIPEVSGTAHFTGQHSFCFDPEDPLGKGFIFR encoded by the coding sequence ATGAACCGAATCCTTGCTTTTCCTCCGCCTCCTTCCTGGCCGGTGATCACCACCATCGATATGCACACCGGTGGCGAGCCGCTGCGGGTCATCACCGGTGGGCTGCCTGATATACCGGGAAATACGATCCTTGAGAAGCGCCGGTACTTCCGCGATCATTTCGATCATCTCCGCACAGGACTGATGTGGGAACCACGGGGTCATGCCGACATGTACGGGGCAATCCTGACCGAGCCCACTACCGATGACGCGGATTTCGGTGTCTTTTTCATCCACAATGAAGGCTACAGCACCATGTGCGGGCACGCGATCATCGCGCTGACCAAGCTGGTGCTCGACAAAGGCATGGTTGAAAAGGACGGAAATGAGCCTGAACTCATCATCAACGCTCCACCAGGCAAGATCTATGCGAAAGGTCACAGCGAAAACGGTACCGTCAGGAAAACTTCCTTCCGAAACGTTCCTTCGTTTGTGCTTATCAAAGATAAGACGGTGACAGTGGACGGAATCGGTCAGGTACGGTTCGATGTGGCGTTTGGAGGTGCTTTCTATGCGTTTGTGAAAGCGGAGGATCTCGGGCTGAAGCTTTTTCCTGCAGAATTCAACAGGCTGATCGATTACGGGAGGCGCATCAAACGGGCTGTCATGGATCATTTTCCGATCATTCATCCATTCGAGGAGGACCTGAGCTTTTTATACGGAACAATTATCACTGGCCCAGCTGAGCAACCAGGTCATTATAGCCGGAATGTCTGTATCTTTGCTGACGGGGAGCTCGACAGGTCGGCGACGGGTTCAGGTGTGAGTGCACGTGCCGCGTTGCATTTTGAGAAAGATGGATTGAAACCGGACGAAGTCATTACGATCGAAAGCATCCTGGGCACCACGATGGATGTCTGCATTAAAGAGGTGACAACCTTTGGGCCTCACCGGGCCGTGATCCCGGAGGTCAGTGGAACGGCGCATTTTACGGGCCAGCATTCGTTCTGTTTTGATCCGGAGGATCCATTGGGGAAAGGGTTTATATTCAGGTAG
- a CDS encoding S28 family serine protease, which produces MKRVFLFLYILFPGLGASSQHPDPQLALLESWLKTRPDVTFDTIAHHPHFGKAYVLRFTQPVDHHNPDGATFSQRVFLFHRDFSRPVVFVTEGYGAGYAIYPRAINELTGYLDANQIVVEHRYFGESAPDSLDWQYLDIEQAAADHHRVVELFKGLYHARWLNTGISKGGQTTLYHRYFYPDDVDASVGYVCPLNFSIQDARIYDFMQAVGSDDCRKRIYEYQIEMLKNKDIYYPVYEKMASDKKYTYQRVGAEKSYEMTIMEYAFAFWQWGRWTCDSIPVPVRSPEEMVNHLDIVAGIDWLSDEGIDKYLPFYYQAMTEIGFYGYDVDPFRGLVSSTEDITFTFTCPEGAECVYDPVPMEKVDHFLRHDARRMLFIYGEYDPWSAPAVQPSGGNEVVVIYKPQGAHSSRIGNLPGDLQEKALGLLEKWMGVEIERREERGERREEK; this is translated from the coding sequence ATGAAAAGAGTGTTTTTATTCTTATACATTTTATTTCCAGGTCTGGGAGCCTCCAGCCAGCACCCTGACCCTCAACTCGCCCTGCTGGAATCCTGGCTGAAAACCCGTCCTGATGTCACCTTTGACACCATCGCGCACCACCCCCACTTCGGCAAAGCGTATGTGCTGAGGTTCACTCAGCCCGTCGATCATCACAATCCTGACGGGGCAACGTTTTCGCAGCGGGTATTCCTATTTCACCGCGACTTTTCACGACCCGTGGTGTTTGTGACTGAAGGATACGGAGCCGGATATGCCATTTACCCCAGGGCGATCAACGAACTAACCGGGTACCTCGATGCCAACCAGATCGTGGTAGAGCACCGCTATTTCGGGGAATCGGCGCCGGATTCGCTTGACTGGCAGTATTTGGACATTGAGCAGGCTGCGGCCGACCACCACCGCGTGGTCGAGCTCTTCAAAGGGCTGTATCACGCCCGCTGGTTGAATACCGGCATCAGCAAGGGAGGGCAGACGACCCTTTATCACCGGTACTTTTACCCTGATGATGTTGATGCTTCGGTGGGTTATGTCTGTCCGCTCAATTTCTCCATCCAGGATGCGCGCATTTATGACTTCATGCAAGCGGTGGGCAGCGATGATTGCCGCAAACGGATTTATGAGTACCAGATCGAAATGCTGAAAAATAAAGATATCTACTACCCGGTTTATGAGAAGATGGCGTCCGATAAAAAATATACCTACCAGCGGGTTGGTGCTGAAAAATCTTATGAGATGACCATTATGGAATATGCCTTTGCTTTCTGGCAATGGGGACGGTGGACCTGCGACTCCATCCCCGTGCCTGTAAGATCACCGGAAGAGATGGTCAACCATCTGGATATTGTTGCAGGAATTGACTGGCTGTCGGATGAGGGGATCGATAAGTATCTTCCCTTTTATTACCAGGCCATGACCGAGATTGGCTTCTACGGGTACGATGTGGATCCCTTCAGGGGATTGGTGAGTTCCACGGAGGATATCACATTCACGTTTACCTGCCCCGAAGGTGCCGAATGTGTGTATGATCCGGTTCCCATGGAAAAGGTGGATCATTTTCTGCGGCATGATGCCCGCCGGATGTTGTTCATTTACGGGGAATACGATCCCTGGTCTGCACCGGCTGTGCAGCCATCGGGCGGGAACGAAGTGGTGGTCATATACAAACCTCAGGGAGCGCATTCGTCGAGGATCGGGAACCTGCCAGGAGATCTGCAGGAGAAGGCGTTGGGGCTACTGGAGAAGTGGATGGGGGTCGAAATTGAGAGGAGAGAGGAGAGAGGAGAGAGGAGAGAGGAGAAATAA